Genomic DNA from Bacillota bacterium:
GGCGCTCGCGTCCAGGAGTCCGATGTCAACTGTGTCGGTATTGAGCGTCTGGAACCGCAAGACTTGGCTTATGCCCGCGAGCTGGGTTACAAAATAAAGCTACTGGCTCTGGCGCAGGAAACAGAAGCGGGCTTACAGGTGCGGGTTCACCCTTCTTTGGTGCCGCAATATCATTCTTTGGCCTCGGTGGAGGGGGTTCTAAACGCCATTGTGGTCCAAGGCGATGCTGTAGGTGAAGTGGTGTTCGTTGGCCTGGGAGCCGGCCGTATGCCCACAGCCAGTGCTGTGGTGGGAGACATAATTGAAGTGGCCCATAATATAGTCGACGGGGTAAAA
This window encodes:
- a CDS encoding homoserine dehydrogenase, producing GARVQESDVNCVGIERLEPQDLAYARELGYKIKLLALAQETEAGLQVRVHPSLVPQYHSLASVEGVLNAIVVQGDAVGEVVFVGLGAGRMPTASAVVGDIIEVAHNIVDGVKGRNGCTCFASKPFCPPNQVRASYFVRLEVKDKPGVMAKMAAAFGAADVSLWSVIQKCQTERGAEIVVVTHPTEGQRFQTAIDALRSYPEIFTIHQPMIVEGDEAYVAGHH